The candidate division TA06 bacterium genome segment GATGCCCAGGTTAACCGAGGGATGGAAGCGCAGGCCGCCCTTGTAGGGACCGATGGCGTTGTTGAACTGGACCCGGAATCCCTTGTTGATCTGGACCTCGCCCTTGTCGTCCACCCAGGGCACCCGGAACATGACTACCCGGTCCGGCTCGCAGATCCGTTCGTAAATCTTCCATTTGACGAACTCGGGGTGCTTGGCCACGGTGGGCTCCAAGGTCTTCATGACCTCTTCTACCGCTTGGTGGAACTCCGGCTCTCCCGGATTTTTTCCCTTGACCTTGGCGATCACGTCGGTGATGTGGGACATGAATCTCTCCTTTTAATAGTTAATTAATAGTGGTGAAATTGTTATAAAATGCCGTTTTTTAGGTTGTCAATGTTTTTATTTGGTTTAACGCCATAACCGCCCGACGTTGCGCGCTCGTCCGCTAGCCAGCCAATGTCCAATGACCACACAACTTGGCAAAGTGCCGTCGAACGTGTGCGCGCGCAATGTTCGGGCGGCGAGTGTTTGGCGGCGTTCGCCTTTTACATTTGTTCGTATGCTTTCAGAAATTCATCTCTTGGGATGTGTGCCTGAGTGAGTATTGTGCGTAACGTCGAACCTCTTATTCTTCGGTGATTCGGCATCGTCACAGGTGTTCGCGTTCCATCTGGATTTTCTCGTTCCATTGCGATGTGTTCACGTATTCGCACCTGACGGAAACCAAGAAGTTCAAATGCCTTGATGCTTTTTTCTTTGGGAGCATCCACTGGAAACTTGGGCATTAGACCGCAACTCCTGCTTCGGCAATAAATGCTTCAAGAATGGATGGCTCAACTTCGATAACTTCCTGCCCAAAAGTCTCAATATGAAACTGGATTGCTGATTTCGCGTCTGCCAATGCTTCCTCGTAAGTATCTCCTTCACCTACGACGACCCCTCTTAGTCCAAGAGGGTAGGCGACATAGCCGTCAGGATGCTTCTCCACGATAATCTTGAATTGCTTTATCATCACAACCTCCTGTGTTTTGCTTGATGGTTCCTATTATACCACGTTTGGGCGGCGAAGGTGCAAGTAATCGTGAGG includes the following:
- a CDS encoding type II toxin-antitoxin system HicA family toxin, with product MPKFPVDAPKEKSIKAFELLGFRQVRIREHIAMERENPDGTRTPVTMPNHRRIRGSTLRTILTQAHIPRDEFLKAYEQM
- a CDS encoding type II toxin-antitoxin system HicB family antitoxin, whose protein sequence is MKQFKIIVEKHPDGYVAYPLGLRGVVVGEGDTYEEALADAKSAIQFHIETFGQEVIEVEPSILEAFIAEAGVAV